From Corynebacterium frankenforstense DSM 45800, the proteins below share one genomic window:
- a CDS encoding class I adenylate-forming enzyme family protein codes for MTESLPHLVLGALSAADADLPAVTDTTDGRTVTFGELRALVDAGAAEIAASLAGTKTDTDAPARPVVGLNAANGLPFVVGFFAALAAGAAVTPLGAQASRAEIAGQLSRVDARLLLTTTEAGRTAAADLGVAALDPAQLTAPTAPTATTAHGAGGATGCDATSAIEGVACLPFSSGTTGTPKPVVLTHANLVANVRQMSAALDACGMERDWPIAAPLPFAHVYGLTVLMCTTLFRRNHLVVLDGFDPATFLKLHQQHNVAWSYVAPAILARLAADGVPGGVDLSALRVVLSGADTLSAELAERAAEVLGCEVIQGYGLTEAAPVTHVNVRGVDNPATLGTPVEGTDVRVMRAGSEVLSPGEAGEMWVRGPQVTCGYLGMPEATAEALVDGWLRTGDVVRLGAESVRAGRMTGRDLTVIGRAKEIINHNGFSVSPAEVEERLRAHPMLADAAVAAWRRPERGEAPRAVVVLADAASHPAGAELSAQLRAWVGAELAGYKVPVRFDVAGAVPRTATGKVARTRLSEAWTGEG; via the coding sequence GTGACCGAGTCCCTCCCCCACCTCGTCCTGGGCGCCCTGAGCGCCGCGGACGCCGACCTCCCGGCCGTCACCGACACCACCGACGGGCGCACCGTCACCTTCGGTGAACTGCGCGCGCTCGTCGACGCCGGGGCGGCCGAGATCGCCGCCAGCCTCGCCGGCACCAAGACAGACACCGACGCGCCCGCCCGCCCCGTCGTCGGGCTCAACGCCGCCAACGGCCTGCCCTTCGTCGTCGGATTCTTCGCCGCGCTGGCCGCCGGCGCCGCGGTCACCCCGCTCGGCGCCCAGGCCTCGCGTGCCGAGATCGCCGGCCAGCTGAGCCGCGTCGACGCCCGCCTGCTGCTGACCACCACCGAGGCCGGACGCACCGCCGCCGCAGACCTCGGCGTCGCAGCGCTCGACCCGGCGCAGCTCACGGCGCCCACCGCGCCCACCGCAACCACCGCCCACGGCGCGGGAGGCGCGACGGGGTGCGACGCGACGTCGGCAATCGAGGGCGTGGCCTGCCTGCCGTTCTCCTCGGGCACGACGGGCACGCCGAAGCCGGTGGTGCTCACCCACGCCAACCTCGTGGCGAACGTGCGGCAGATGTCGGCCGCGCTCGACGCGTGCGGGATGGAGCGCGACTGGCCGATCGCCGCGCCGCTGCCGTTCGCGCACGTCTACGGGCTGACGGTGCTGATGTGCACCACGCTCTTCCGGCGCAACCACCTCGTCGTCCTCGACGGCTTCGACCCCGCGACCTTCCTGAAGCTGCACCAGCAGCACAACGTCGCCTGGAGCTACGTCGCACCCGCGATCCTCGCGCGCCTGGCCGCCGACGGCGTGCCCGGAGGCGTCGACCTCTCCGCGCTGCGCGTCGTGCTCTCGGGCGCGGACACGCTCAGCGCGGAGCTGGCCGAGCGCGCCGCCGAGGTGCTCGGCTGCGAGGTCATCCAGGGCTACGGGCTCACCGAGGCCGCCCCCGTCACCCACGTCAACGTGCGCGGCGTCGATAATCCCGCCACGCTCGGCACGCCCGTGGAAGGCACCGACGTGCGCGTCATGCGCGCCGGATCCGAGGTGCTCTCCCCCGGCGAGGCCGGCGAGATGTGGGTGCGCGGCCCCCAGGTGACCTGCGGCTACCTCGGCATGCCCGAGGCGACGGCGGAGGCGCTCGTCGACGGCTGGCTGCGCACCGGCGACGTCGTGCGCCTCGGCGCGGAATCCGTGCGCGCCGGCCGCATGACCGGCCGGGACCTCACCGTGATCGGCCGGGCCAAGGAGATCATCAACCACAACGGTTTCTCCGTCTCCCCCGCCGAGGTCGAGGAGCGCCTGCGCGCGCACCCGATGCTTGCCGACGCCGCCGTCGCCGCGTGGCGTCGCCCCGAGCGCGGCGAGGCGCCGCGGGCGGTGGTGGTGCTTGCCGACGCCGCGTCTCACCCGGCAGGCGCGGAACTTTCGGCGCAGCTGCGTGCCTGGGTGGGCGCGGAGCTGGCGGGCTACAAGGTGCCGGTGCGCTTCGACGTCGCAGGCGCCGTGCCGCGCACGGCCACCGGGAAGGTGGCGCGCACGCGGCTGAGCGAGGCCTGGACCGGCGAGGGCTAG
- a CDS encoding TetR/AcrR family transcriptional regulator, which yields MANTRRRDQIAQAAMKLFAERGYHGTGMEDIARECGMRASSLYNHVDSKQRVLAELCIHWMGRLLEVHDAAVEGIDDPAEALAAAMRSHVVFHAHNARAVKVVNNEINSLEKADRDTVTGLRRDYVVRWQKIVAAGIERGEFHVEDLKIAVYALIDMGIGVALWFDPAGRYPAEDLAEFYATAALRQVGAAVPAA from the coding sequence ATGGCAAACACGCGGCGCAGGGACCAGATCGCGCAGGCGGCGATGAAGCTCTTCGCCGAACGCGGTTACCACGGCACGGGCATGGAGGACATCGCCCGCGAGTGCGGGATGCGCGCCTCCAGCCTCTACAACCACGTCGACTCCAAACAGCGGGTGCTCGCCGAGCTCTGCATCCACTGGATGGGCCGCCTGCTCGAGGTCCACGACGCCGCCGTCGAGGGGATCGACGACCCCGCCGAGGCGCTGGCCGCCGCGATGCGCTCGCACGTGGTCTTCCACGCGCACAACGCCCGTGCGGTCAAGGTGGTCAACAACGAGATCAACAGTCTCGAGAAGGCCGACCGCGACACCGTGACCGGCCTGCGCCGTGACTACGTGGTGCGCTGGCAGAAGATCGTCGCCGCCGGCATTGAGCGCGGTGAGTTCCACGTCGAGGACCTCAAGATCGCCGTCTACGCCCTGATCGACATGGGCATCGGCGTGGCCCTCTGGTTCGACCCCGCCGGGCGCTACCCGGCCGAGGACCTCGCGGAGTTCTACGCCACCGCGGCCCTGCGCCAGGTCGGCGCCGCCGTCCCGGCCGCCTAG